The sequence below is a genomic window from Acidimicrobiales bacterium.
AGCCCGGTCGCTACTCGATCACGACGTCGGGCGAGATCTGCTACTGGGAGCGGGTCCACGGGCTCGGCGGCACCCTCGACGACGTCATCGTCAACGGCGGCGGCCCGCATCCCGTGGTCGACGTGCTGGCGAGCGACGCCGGCCTGCGCTCCCAGGGCTGTGGCGGGTGGCGCCCGCACGCGCCGCCCGCCACGCCGGCGACCAGCTTCGGTGACGGCGACTGGCTCGTCGGCAGCGACGTCGCACCTGGGACGTACAGCCCGAACGCACCCGGCGTCGACCCGAACTTCTGCATGTGGGAGCGGGCCAGTGGCTTCACCCACGACTACGACGAGGTGATCGCCTACGAGTTCACCCGCCCCTCCGCCGTGACCGTGAACGCCGGCGAGCGCTTCACGGCCAGCGGCTGCGGCACCTGGACGCGGCAGTAGCCGAGCGTGGCGGGCGTCACCGAGGGTGATCGGAAGCGGGTCGTCGAGGCGTTGCGACACCGCGCCGCGCAGGGCCGGCTGTCCGACCCCGAGCTGAACGACCGCATCCAACGGGCCGAGCGGGCGCAGACCCACGCCGGCCTCGACGGGATCCTGCTGGACCTCGCGCCGGCCCCGGAGTCGGGCCCCACCCCGGTGCCACCGCCGGCGCCGTCGGAGTCCGGGCCGTGGAGGACGCCGACGGCGCCCCCGCCGCGCGGGCGAGCCCCCAGTCGCGCCGAGGTGGAGGTGCCGGCGTCGACCGCACCCCGGCCGCCGCTGCCGCCCCTGCCGGCGACGACCGACCGCGTCGTCCCCGTCCCCGACTCGACGGTGCCCAGGGACCACAACCTGGTCCTCCGGGTCGGCGAGGACATCGAGCCCGGCCTCTACGCCAACGAGCGCGACCTCCGCTGCTCCTGGGAGCGCCGCAACTCCTCCGGGTGGGCCCTGGTCGCCGGCCAGCGCTTCTCCCCCAGCTCGATCTGCGGCCGATGGGTCGTCGGCCGATGAGTTCCGTGCCGGCCGGGCAGTCCTAGGGGGTAGGGACAACAACAGCCTGCCGCCAACGGAGGAATCGGAACCATGGGCCGTGTCATCGTGGATCTCAGCGTGTCGCTGGACGGGTTCGTCGCCGGGCCCGACGACGGTGCCGCCTTCCCGCTCGGGCGGGGCGGCGAGGGCCTGTTCACCTGGATGAGCGCCGGGCCGGAGTCGAACCGGGTGGACCGGTGGCTCAACCCACCCGACGCCAGCAAGGTGATCGTCGACGAGTGGATGGCCGGGGCCGGCGCCATGCTCAGCGGCCGCCGCACCTTCGACATCGCCAACGGCTGGAAGGACGGCCACCCGATCGACGCTCCCATCTTCGTCGTCACCCACGAGGCGCCCACGGAGGGCGAGTGGAGCCCGCAGGTGTCGTTCGTGACCGACGGCCTCGACCACGCCCTCGAGCTGGCGCAGGAGGCGGCGGGCGACGACGTCGTGTCGGTCGCCGGGACCAGCCTCCCCCAGCAGCTGCTCCGCGCCGGGAAGCTGGACGAGATCCAGGTCAGCGTGGCGC
It includes:
- a CDS encoding dihydrofolate reductase family protein → MGRVIVDLSVSLDGFVAGPDDGAAFPLGRGGEGLFTWMSAGPESNRVDRWLNPPDASKVIVDEWMAGAGAMLSGRRTFDIANGWKDGHPIDAPIFVVTHEAPTEGEWSPQVSFVTDGLDHALELAQEAAGDDVVSVAGTSLPQQLLRAGKLDEIQVSVAPLLLGSGVRLFDHLGADPIRLEQTRAVESDGVTHLRYRVLR
- a CDS encoding DUF1707 domain-containing protein is translated as MAGVTEGDRKRVVEALRHRAAQGRLSDPELNDRIQRAERAQTHAGLDGILLDLAPAPESGPTPVPPPAPSESGPWRTPTAPPPRGRAPSRAEVEVPASTAPRPPLPPLPATTDRVVPVPDSTVPRDHNLVLRVGEDIEPGLYANERDLRCSWERRNSSGWALVAGQRFSPSSICGRWVVGR